Proteins encoded by one window of Agelaius phoeniceus isolate bAgePho1 chromosome 5, bAgePho1.hap1, whole genome shotgun sequence:
- the BID gene encoding BH3-interacting domain death agonist produces the protein MEQINGSLQMEHALLFTFLEVSSDCKFKDQLHSLQSQHIMLNQGSDDDELQTDGNRSGHFRNGDVELPPTNEEVLRIIAAQLAEIGDQLDKEIQERVVNGLVQHFMNENLSNEEITQHMSRVVRELIQAIPSDMEQEKAMLVLAMVLTKKIVNTVPFLLRRVFDTTVNYMNRQFHNYIVDMLGE, from the exons ATCAATGGATCTCTTCAGATGGAGCATGCATTGCTGTTCACCTTCCTGGAGGTATCCTCTGACTGCAAGTTCAAAGACCAGCTGCATTCCCTGCAAAGCCAGCACATCATGTTGAACCAAGGGAGCGATGACGATGAGCTGCAGACCGATGGCAATCGCAGTGGCCACTTCCGGAATGGTGACGTAG AGTTGCCTCCAACAAATGAAGAGGTTCTCCGGATCATTGCTGCTCAGCTCGCTGAGATTGGAGACCAGTTAGATAAAGAAATCCAAGAAAGAGTAGTAAATGGCCTAGTGCAGCATTTTATGAATGAGAATCTGTCTAATGAG GAGATAACCCAGCACATGTCCAGGGTAGTGAGAGAGCTCATACAAGCCATCCCCTCAGACATGGAACAGGAGAAGGCCATGTTGGTGCTAGCAATGGTCTTGACTAAGAAAATTGTGAATACAGTGCCCTTCCTTCTGCGCCGTGTCTTTGACACCACCGTGAACTACATGAACCGGCAGTTCCACAACTACATTGTTGATATG CTGGGTGAGTGA
- the BCL2L13 gene encoding bcl-2-like protein 13 isoform X1, translating to MASATAVPVGFHYETKYVVLSYLGLLAQEKPQEHPPPPPTQGTQQQLMAQHALEKEALEKIKIEIEEELKRLDEEILEAFTTTGFDCHTSPVFSPANPESSIEDCLAHLGEKVSQELKEHLHKALQSLLSKPVTYQEYRERTQEASAHASGWSKVLVPLVLLQQFLMELTRRGQEPLSALVNFGVTYLEDYSADYIIEQGGWGTVFTLESEEEEYPGLIAEDSNDIYILTSDNSGQVSPPESPTVTTSWQSEGLPVSLSASQSWHTESLPVSLGPESWQQVAMDPEEVKSLDSNGGAEERSENNSSNSDIVHVEKEEIPEGIEEAVVPTGAAETIQAAFPETSASLQEIKPPEIAAAEKAHPSALLRTKQEEKGKAAEELVEPEIPVLSKPVPKLAPSEEKAAPEPEKILLPGEKKAGKEGHLEEIEEKSSAAEEKPILLPEGKSILLYGGAAAVAILAVAVGVALALRKK from the exons GGACTCAACAACAGCTTATGGCACAACATGCTCTGGAGAAAGAGGCTTTGGAGAAGATTAAAATAGAAATTGAGGAGGAGCTAAAACGTCTTGATGAAGAAATCTTGGAAG CATTTACCACTACAGGGTTTGACTGCCACACTTCCCCAGTGTTCAGCCCTGCCAACCCAGAGAGCTCAATAGAAGATTGCCTGGCTCATCTGGGGGAGAAAGTGTCCCAGGAATTGAAGGAACATCTGCACAAAGCACTGCAGAGCTTGCTTAGCAA GCCGGTGACATATCAGGAGTATCGGGAGCGCACGCAGGAGGCATCTGCTCATGCCAGTGGGTGGAGCAAG gtcTTGGTGCCCCTGGTTCTGTTACAACAATttctgatggagctgaccagacGGGGCCAGGAACCACTGAGTGCCCTTGTGAACTTTGGGGTGACATATCTAGAAGATTATTCTGCAGATTATATCATTGAACAAGGAGGATGG GGAACAGTCTTCACTTTGGAATCCGAAGAGGAAGAGTATCCCGGGCTCATTGCAGAGGACAGCAATGACATCTACATCCTGACCAGTGACAACTCAGGGCAGGTGAGCCCCCCGGAGTCGCCCACGGTGACCACGTCGTGGCAGTCAGAGGGCCTGCCCGTCTCCCTGTCAGCCAGTCAGAGCTGGCACACGGAGAGCCTGCCAGTGTCCCTGGGACCTGAGTCCTGGCAGCAGGTGGCCATGGATCCTGAAGAGGTCAAAAGCCTGGACAGCAACGGAGGGGCTGAAGAGAGGAGTGAGAACAACTCTTCCAACTCTGACATTGTTCACGTGGAGAAGGAAGAGATACCAGAGGGGATTGAGGAAGCAGTGGTGCCAACTGGTGCTGCAGAGACCATACAGGCAGCCTTTCCAGAAACCTCTGCTTCTTTACAGGAAATAAAACCTCctgaaattgctgctgctgaaaaagCACATCCCTCTGCACTTCTGCGTAcaaaacaggaggaaaagggaaaagcagctgaagagCTTGTTGAACCTGAAATCCCCGTGTTAAGTAAACCTGTCCCAAAGTTAGCCCCATCAGAAGAAAAGGCTGCACCAGAACCTGAGAAAATACTgcttccaggggaaaaaaaagcggGGAAAGAGGGCCATTTGGAAGAAATAGAAGAGAAATcctcagctgcagaggagaagcCTATCCTGTTGCCAGAAGGGAAATCTATACTGCTGTACGGCGGGGCTGCCGCGGTCGCTATATTGGCCGTGGCAGTCGGAGTAGCGCTGGCGCTTAGGAAAAAGTAA